CTCGGCATGCGGGTTGCGACCAGCGAGACGGGGCCGGCCTGGAACCAGTTCTTCGCCGACCTCGTCGCCCGCGGCCTGGCGGGAGTGCGCCTGGTGACCTCCGACGCGCACCAGGGCCTGGTGGAGGCGATCGCAGCGAACCTGCCCGGCACCTCCTGGCAGCGCTGCCGCACGCACTACGCGGCCAACCTCATGGCCGTGACGCCCAAGAACTTGTGGCCCGCGGTCAAGGCGATGCTGCACTCGGTCTACGGCCAGCCCGACGCCAAGGCGGTCCAGGCGCAGTTCGACCGGCTCCTGGACTACGAAGACAAACTGCCCGACGTGTTCGCCCACCTCGACGCCACTCGCGCCGACATCTTGGCCTTCACCGCCTTCCCTGAGGGCCTGTGGGCGCAGATCTGGTCGAACAACCCCAACGAGCGGCTCAACAGGGAGATCCGCCGGCGCACGGACTCGGTGGGGATCTTCCCCAACCGAGACGCGATCGTCCGGCTCGTCGGCGCGGTCCTGGCCGAGCAGAGCGACGAGTGGGCTGAAGGGCGCCGCTACCTCGGTCTGGACATCCTTGCCCGCAGCCGGATGAACGCCGTCACCGACACCAACACCGGGATTGACACCGGACCCGAGGAGGTAAGCGTGTCCCTCCTCGAGCTCAGCGCCTGATCCGACCAACTCGAAGGATCACCGGCCCGCTACACCACTCCCAGGGACTTGACCCGCGAGGAGCGCGCCTGGCGCATCGCTGCCTCCACAATCGCTTCGGTCGCCGTTCGCACGCCAGCTGGCACTCGTGCGACCAGGCCAACCTTCCCCATCCGAGTCCGCACAGTGTAGGCGGACCTTGCTCGCGAGAGCATCTGCTCCAACTCCGCCGCACCGCCGGAAACTCGGTAGAAAGTCGTTGCCAAGGTCCAGTCAACGATTCTTAAGAGTTCCATTGCGGAGATTGCTCGAAGTCGCTGGCGAACGCCTTCTCCGCTGACGATCGATCTCCCGCTACTAACCCCGAGATCAAGCCGGACTACACTCTGCAGAGTCAGGAGCGCGTCAGCGCTCAGCCAATGAGTATCGCCGCTCCCCGTCGCCCATCGCGCTGAAAGCCATGCCAGCAGCGGTTCCCTCAACCACGAGGGCACCCCTGGGACCAGGACGTGGTATTCAGATGCTTGGTCGTCATCGAGGCCGAAGGGCACCCATCCTTTCTGTCATAGCGCAACCCTGCCAGAGGAGACGGGGCGGTGGCGCTGAGCGTGTGGCGTTGCCGGCCCGAGTCCTCTCTTGCGGTCACCCCCGCCGAACTAGCACGACCGAGTCGTCGAGCACCGCGGGGCTCCCATCGGGCGCGATCGCTTCCCGCGAGCGCGTCTCCGCGAGCTCGACGCTCCATCCCTCGCCGACGAGCCCCAGCGCCTCGACCTCCTCGTCGGGCGACAGGAACTGGTGCTCGCTGTGGCGCTCCTCGACCGGGACCCACGACGGGTAGTTGGCGTGCGACACGACCAGCAGGTGCCCGCCCGGGTCGACCTGACGGGCCAACCGCCTCAAGATCTGCGACCGGTCGAGCGCCACCGGTGACTGGAAGAAGCTCGCCGTCACCAGGTCGAACCGCTCGTCGGTCGTCCATGTCGACAGGTCCGCCGCGATGCACCGTGCCCGGTCCGCCAGCCCTTCCCGCGCCGCTTCCTCGTTGGCGCGGCGCACCGCCGTCGGCGAGATGTCTACCCCGGTCGCGTCCCAGCCGGCGCGGGCGAACCACAGGACGTCACCGCCCTCGCCGCACCCCAGGTCGAGCGAGCGCCCCGGCGTCAGCCTGGCCGCGACGTCGGCCGTGGTGCGGTTGACCTTGCCCGACCACACGCGCTCCTCGCCCGCGTACCGCTCCTCCCAGAACCCGGCGGGCGCGACGTCGCCCACATGCCAGTGCCCGCTCACGCCGCGACCTCCGCGACCGCGCGAGCCGCGTCGTCCGCGACGAGCGCCATGTTCACGGCCCCGCCGACTCGCGCTCCCGCGCCCGACGACATCGGCACGGTCGCACCCGGGTCGACCACGTTGCCCACCGCCCAGACCCGCTCCGCGCTCGTGCGACCGAACGCGTCCACCGCAAGGAACGACCCGACCGGCGTGTCCGCCCGGTCGAGCCCGAGGTGCGCGACGGCGCCGTCGTGCGGTCGCACCATCGCGCCCGTGAACAGGGCGTCGAGCTCGACGACGCGACCGTCCGCGAGGCGCACGCCCGCGACGGCCTCGCCGTCGCCGAGCACCTCCGTGACGGCCGCCTCCTCAAGAGCGACGCCCCGCGCCCGCAGCCGCGCCGCGACGTCGTGATCGAGCGGGCCGCCGAGGCCCGCCGTGAAGAACGTGACGTGCTCGCTCCACTGCCGCACGAGCTCCGCCTGGTGCGGCGCGAGCGGCGTCGACGCGAGCACGCCGAGGCGCTGCCCGCGCACCTCCCAGCCGTGGCAGTACGGGCAGTGCAGCACGCCGCTCCCCCACCGTTCGGCCAGGCCCGGGACGTCCGGCAGGACGTCCGTCATGCCCGTCGCGAGGACGAGGGCACGCCCGGTGAGCGCGGCGCCGTCGTCGAGAGTGACGACGACGCCGCCCTCGACGAGGTCGACGCGCTCGGCCTGGCCAGCACGCACCTCGACGCCGTACCGCGCCACCTCCTCCCGACCGCGCGCGAGAAGGTCCTGCGGCGGGACGCCGTCGTGCCCGAGCACGCCGTGCATGTGCGAAGCGAACCTGTTGCGGGGCGAGCCCGCGTCGATCACGAGCGTGCGCCGCAGCGCACGTCCGAGCATGAGGGCGGTCGCGAGGCCCGCCGGGCCGCCGCCGAGGACTATCGCGTCCCAGTTCGTGTCTTCCATTCCGTC
This genomic window from Flavimobilis soli contains:
- a CDS encoding NAD(P)/FAD-dependent oxidoreductase, giving the protein MEDTNWDAIVLGGGPAGLATALMLGRALRRTLVIDAGSPRNRFASHMHGVLGHDGVPPQDLLARGREEVARYGVEVRAGQAERVDLVEGGVVVTLDDGAALTGRALVLATGMTDVLPDVPGLAERWGSGVLHCPYCHGWEVRGQRLGVLASTPLAPHQAELVRQWSEHVTFFTAGLGGPLDHDVAARLRARGVALEEAAVTEVLGDGEAVAGVRLADGRVVELDALFTGAMVRPHDGAVAHLGLDRADTPVGSFLAVDAFGRTSAERVWAVGNVVDPGATVPMSSGAGARVGGAVNMALVADDAARAVAEVAA
- a CDS encoding SAM-dependent methyltransferase, translating into MSGHWHVGDVAPAGFWEERYAGEERVWSGKVNRTTADVAARLTPGRSLDLGCGEGGDVLWFARAGWDATGVDISPTAVRRANEEAAREGLADRARCIAADLSTWTTDERFDLVTASFFQSPVALDRSQILRRLARQVDPGGHLLVVSHANYPSWVPVEERHSEHQFLSPDEEVEALGLVGEGWSVELAETRSREAIAPDGSPAVLDDSVVLVRRG